In Chiloscyllium plagiosum isolate BGI_BamShark_2017 chromosome 26, ASM401019v2, whole genome shotgun sequence, one genomic interval encodes:
- the LOC122563086 gene encoding polymeric immunoglobulin receptor-like encodes MKYIALLVLSLISTSWTQITWTVLKAAAGKSITVQFPWKWDQKHPVMWCKSYSENACEFIVRIEKSMNNNFHCATSISYINGSISVTMQQLQEKNTGTYWCGAQNQDSIIVSDVILLKVFTDSEESIPTETYNLMQNTTIVSCLYTQQEIHYKKFFCKVTSVNNCTVIASSDKTIGNEYKGRILIMTNKSQNLTVIMSNITKGDKGQYWCGSVNIDDVKITQILTIANVGIPAISSDNLSNTTLQIWHIIIPALLGLLTLSLLILFLWKRKETKRAGNDVKNENPETPDMTSKSDRIMKDAVTYSNVTLQPSAQTMEDSGTYANLKDLKEQKGSIKINSSESVEYAALQFKS; translated from the exons CTTCATGGACACAAATTACATGGACAGTGTTGAAAGCTGCTGCAGGGAAAAGTATCACTGTCCAATTTCCATGGAAATGGGACCAAAAACATCCTGTAATGTGGTGTAAATCATATTCAGAAAATGCATGCGAATTTATAGTAAGAATTGAAAAATCCATGAACAATAATTTTCATTGTGCAACATCCATCTCTTACATCAATGGGTCAATTTCTGTCACCATGCAACAACTTCAGGAGAAAAATACAGGAACGTACTGGTGTGGAGCACAAAACCAAGATTCCATCATTGTTTCAGATGTTATATTACTGAAGGTTTTTACAG ATTCAGAGGAATCCATTCCAACAGAGACCTACAATTTAATGCAAAATACCACTATTGTATCGTGTCTCTACACGCAACAGGAGATACACTATAAGAAATTCTTCTGTAAAGTAACCTCTGTAAATAATTGCACTGTTATCGCCAGCTCAGATAAAACTATTGGAAATGAGTATAAAGGGAGAATTCTAATCATGACAAACAAGTCTCAAAATCTTACTGTTATCATGAGCAATATCACTAAAGGAGATAAAGGACAGTACTGGTGTGGATCAGTAAATATAGATGACGTAAAGATCACACAAATCCTAACAATTGCTAATG TGGGAATTCCAGCAATTTCCAGTGACAACCTAAG TAATACCACCCTGCAAATATGGCACATCATCATCCCTGCTTTGCTGGGACTGTTAACCTTATCGCTACTGATTCTGTTTCTGTGGAAAAGAAAAGAGACAAAAAGGGCAGGAAATGATG TTAAGAATGAAAATCCAGAAACTCCAGACATGACCAGTAAG TCTGACAGGATAATGAAAGACGCCGTCACTTATTCCAATGTGACCCTTCAGCCTTCTGCTCAAAcaatggaagattctggaacttATGCTAACTTAAAGGATTTGAAAGAGCAAAAGGGTAGCATCAAGATCAATTCTTCGGAATCAGTGGAATATGCGGCATTGCAATTCAAATCTTAG